From the genome of Neisseria lisongii, one region includes:
- the cas2 gene encoding CRISPR-associated endonuclease Cas2 has translation MLMLITYDISLADKAGKTRLRQIAKHCLDYGVRVQYSVFECDIAPDQWVVLREKLLKTYNPKTDSLRFYHLGSKWRRKVEHHGTKIAIDIFQDTLIL, from the coding sequence ATGTTGATGCTGATTACCTACGATATATCCTTGGCAGACAAAGCGGGTAAAACACGGTTGCGACAAATTGCCAAACACTGCCTTGATTACGGCGTACGCGTACAATATTCCGTATTTGAATGCGATATTGCACCTGATCAATGGGTTGTCTTAAGAGAAAAACTACTAAAAACCTATAACCCAAAAACCGATAGCCTGCGCTTTTACCACCTAGGCAGCAAATGGCGTAGGAAAGTAGAACATCATGGCACAAAAATTGCAATTGATATTTTCCAAGATACTTTGATTTTATAG
- the cas4 gene encoding CRISPR-associated protein Cas4 has product MLIPLSALQHYAFCPRQCALIHNEQAWAENILTAQGNALHERVDSGEPETRKGVRFERSVHVSAECLGLSGILDLVEHDLASGYLKPVEYKRGKPKPTAMDEIQLCAGALCLEEMTGKHIMEGALWYGQTRHRHAVAFSDGLRAQTLDTVRQVQVLLESGSTPPPVYGKHCKACSLLDICRPKLFKSDQSKRYVRELFEI; this is encoded by the coding sequence ATGCTTATCCCACTTTCCGCCCTGCAACATTACGCTTTTTGCCCGCGTCAGTGTGCCTTGATTCATAACGAACAGGCGTGGGCGGAAAATATTTTGACGGCACAAGGCAATGCGTTACACGAGCGTGTTGATTCAGGTGAACCTGAAACCCGTAAAGGGGTACGTTTTGAGCGCAGTGTTCATGTGTCGGCAGAGTGTTTGGGCTTGTCGGGCATTTTAGATTTGGTGGAACACGATTTGGCTTCGGGTTACTTGAAGCCAGTCGAATATAAGCGTGGCAAGCCCAAACCGACGGCTATGGATGAAATCCAATTGTGTGCCGGGGCATTGTGTTTGGAAGAAATGACCGGAAAACATATCATGGAAGGAGCGCTTTGGTACGGTCAAACCAGACACCGCCATGCAGTCGCATTTTCAGACGGCCTGAGAGCGCAAACTTTGGATACGGTTCGTCAGGTTCAGGTATTATTGGAGAGCGGCAGCACACCGCCGCCGGTTTACGGAAAACATTGTAAAGCCTGCTCATTATTGGATATTTGCCGCCCCAAATTATTTAAATCGGATCAATCCAAACGTTATGTCAGAGAATTATTTGAAATTTAA
- the cas7c gene encoding type I-C CRISPR-associated protein Cas7/Csd2: protein MNHVLTTSSLSKKIDFALIIKVNHANPNGDPLNGNRPRTDFQGYGEMTDVCLKRKIRDRLQDFGENIFVQSDEKKTDGMTSLANRAKDKEVGLGADAFNGKKANKDETAKKACEKWLDVRSFGQVFAFSGDGKDGVSIAVRGPVTIQSAFSVEPVTVTSTQITKSVSGEGDGSKKSSDTMGMKHRIDHGIYVTYGAMSPQLAERTGFSDEDAAKIKTVLTKLFEGDASSARPDGSMQVLKLIWWEHDCKSGQYSSAKVHSSLNVDTDGSYTLAALDGLIPEEIDGF from the coding sequence ATGAATCATGTACTGACTACTTCTTCATTAAGCAAAAAAATCGATTTTGCCTTAATTATTAAAGTAAATCATGCCAATCCGAACGGCGATCCGCTAAACGGTAACCGGCCGCGTACCGATTTTCAAGGTTATGGCGAAATGACTGATGTGTGTCTGAAACGTAAAATCCGTGACCGCTTGCAAGATTTTGGGGAAAACATTTTTGTGCAATCTGACGAAAAGAAAACAGACGGGATGACCAGTCTTGCCAACCGTGCCAAAGACAAAGAAGTCGGTTTGGGAGCAGATGCGTTTAATGGTAAAAAAGCCAATAAAGATGAAACTGCTAAAAAAGCCTGTGAAAAATGGTTGGATGTCCGCAGTTTCGGGCAAGTATTTGCCTTTAGCGGCGATGGTAAAGACGGTGTTTCCATTGCGGTGAGAGGTCCTGTAACCATTCAATCCGCATTCAGTGTCGAACCGGTTACCGTTACCAGTACGCAAATTACCAAAAGTGTCAGCGGGGAAGGCGACGGCAGTAAGAAAAGTTCCGATACGATGGGCATGAAACACCGTATTGATCATGGGATTTACGTTACCTATGGTGCGATGTCGCCCCAACTGGCAGAACGCACGGGCTTTTCTGATGAAGATGCAGCAAAAATCAAAACGGTTTTAACCAAACTGTTTGAAGGCGATGCGTCGTCAGCCCGACCTGACGGCAGTATGCAGGTATTAAAATTGATTTGGTGGGAACACGATTGCAAATCCGGACAATATTCTTCCGCCAAAGTACACAGCAGCCTGAATGTTGATACAGACGGCAGTTATACTCTGGCTGCTTTAGACGGTTTGATTCCGGAAGAGATTGACGGATTTTAA
- the cas8c gene encoding type I-C CRISPR-associated protein Cas8c/Csd1 encodes MSWMRKLYETYDFISKKDLPHDKLLTPIGHTVQTAHIVITLSESGCFRTAHVLPPKTNIILPATENSENRTSGEAPHPLADKIQYVAKDYADYGGHKKAYFEGYLAQLEKWCHSEHGHPKVKAVLEYVRKGQVVADLVRANVLPVDNHQFLTKWNQQGEVPDIFNTLPKSADLDFGSALVCWQVESDNDPQTKTWLDHEIHQSWIDYLKDQSDKTGFCIIQGKVAPLATMHPAKLRHTGDKAKLISSNDTSGYTFRGRAYHADDLASISREASAKAHSALRWLIDRQGIRNGDQVIVTWAVSGADVPQVFIEPTEWIDDWDNPDFSPQYTANTDQTRQAEHTDVQQHSLNIGYQAAKLMKRKLHGYQAGLSESEQLSLLVLDSATPGRAALTYYQEFLPKDYFANLDAWIDDFSWYQRYSIQTDDAKKSQKNRIVWGMAPPSPYTVFEAVYGKSADKDGKIKKQLYTRLLPVISGGPAVNIPYDLVRQSFQTACNPNGYEHWEWERNIGVACSLYRGYCARHQNLSQRRSYDMSLDLNNCSRDYLYGRLLAIAENIESYALRQAGEKRSTTAERYMQRFAERPFSTWRNIELALTPYQERLRNHGKDTGSQAIGEIMELFDGADFVNDSKLSGEFLLGYHCQKMAIAKRIAELSNKSNND; translated from the coding sequence ATGAGCTGGATGCGGAAACTGTATGAAACGTATGATTTTATTTCTAAGAAAGATTTACCGCATGATAAATTATTGACACCTATTGGACATACTGTTCAGACAGCACATATTGTCATTACACTCAGCGAATCAGGCTGTTTCCGAACGGCACATGTTTTACCGCCTAAAACCAACATCATATTGCCGGCTACTGAAAATTCGGAAAACCGAACCAGTGGCGAAGCGCCGCATCCGTTGGCAGATAAGATTCAATATGTTGCCAAAGATTATGCAGACTACGGTGGCCATAAAAAAGCTTACTTTGAAGGTTATTTGGCGCAATTAGAAAAGTGGTGCCATTCTGAGCATGGACACCCAAAAGTAAAGGCAGTTTTAGAATATGTCCGGAAAGGGCAAGTGGTTGCCGATTTGGTTCGTGCCAACGTTTTACCTGTGGACAATCATCAATTCTTGACCAAATGGAATCAACAGGGAGAAGTACCTGACATTTTCAATACTTTGCCGAAATCAGCTGATTTGGATTTTGGATCGGCATTGGTATGTTGGCAGGTTGAATCAGACAACGACCCTCAGACAAAAACATGGCTGGATCATGAAATTCATCAATCATGGATTGATTATTTGAAAGATCAGTCTGATAAAACAGGATTTTGTATCATTCAAGGGAAAGTAGCGCCTTTGGCGACCATGCATCCGGCCAAGTTACGCCATACAGGCGATAAGGCAAAGCTGATTTCTTCAAATGATACCAGCGGTTACACATTTCGTGGTCGAGCTTATCATGCCGATGATCTTGCCAGTATCTCCCGTGAAGCTTCTGCTAAAGCCCATAGTGCATTACGCTGGTTGATTGACAGACAAGGTATCCGCAACGGAGATCAAGTCATTGTGACGTGGGCAGTGTCGGGAGCAGATGTCCCGCAAGTATTTATAGAACCAACGGAATGGATTGACGATTGGGATAACCCCGATTTCAGTCCGCAATACACGGCCAATACGGATCAAACCAGGCAAGCAGAGCATACAGATGTTCAGCAGCATTCGCTTAATATCGGTTATCAAGCGGCTAAATTAATGAAACGGAAATTGCATGGTTATCAAGCCGGATTGTCCGAATCAGAGCAACTGTCTTTGCTGGTATTGGATTCGGCAACACCGGGACGGGCGGCCCTGACTTACTATCAAGAATTTCTTCCCAAAGATTATTTTGCCAATTTGGATGCGTGGATTGATGATTTTTCATGGTATCAACGTTACAGTATCCAAACTGACGATGCAAAAAAATCACAAAAAAACAGGATTGTTTGGGGCATGGCACCACCTTCGCCTTATACTGTTTTCGAAGCTGTGTATGGGAAATCAGCCGATAAAGATGGTAAGATTAAAAAGCAATTATACACTCGGTTATTACCAGTGATTTCGGGTGGCCCGGCTGTTAATATCCCTTATGATTTGGTGCGGCAGAGTTTTCAGACGGCCTGTAATCCTAACGGATATGAACATTGGGAATGGGAAAGAAACATTGGCGTAGCCTGTTCCTTATATCGAGGGTATTGTGCCCGCCATCAAAATTTATCGCAACGAAGGAGTTATGATATGAGCCTAGACTTAAATAATTGTTCGCGGGATTATTTATACGGCAGATTATTGGCCATCGCTGAAAACATAGAATCATATGCTTTGCGCCAGGCCGGAGAAAAGCGCTCCACTACCGCCGAGCGCTATATGCAACGTTTTGCCGAACGTCCGTTCAGCACTTGGCGGAATATCGAGTTGGCGCTCACCCCTTATCAGGAACGTTTGAGAAACCATGGGAAGGACACGGGTAGCCAGGCAATCGGTGAAATTATGGAATTGTTTGACGGTGCAGATTTTGTTAACGACAGTAAATTAAGCGGTGAGTTTTTATTGGGTTATCATTGTCAGAAAATGGCCATCGCCAAACGGATTGCTGAATTGAGTAATAAATCAAATAATGATTAA
- the cas5c gene encoding type I-C CRISPR-associated protein Cas5c yields MRNQVSFKVWGRQALFTDPVTKIGGEKFSYQIPTYEAIKGILKSIYWKPTLIWHIDRIRIMKPIRMQSKSMKPLNWDGGNTLALYTFLHDVEYQVEAHFTWNEHWQELADDRIDGKHFAITKRMIERGGRQDIFLGTRDCQGYVEPCVFGEGKGAYDDVDVLAFGLMFHSFGYPEETGKNELISRFWAAKMEKGIIELPQIHQHDKLETRFIREMPSEKPFNRNNVKNVEYEARELGL; encoded by the coding sequence ATGCGAAATCAAGTGAGTTTCAAAGTTTGGGGTAGACAGGCATTGTTTACTGATCCTGTTACAAAAATCGGCGGAGAAAAATTTAGTTATCAAATTCCTACCTATGAAGCCATTAAAGGTATATTAAAAAGCATTTATTGGAAACCTACATTGATATGGCATATCGACCGTATCCGTATCATGAAACCGATCCGAATGCAGAGCAAATCCATGAAACCGTTAAATTGGGATGGTGGCAATACTTTGGCATTATATACGTTTTTACACGATGTAGAATATCAAGTGGAAGCACATTTTACTTGGAACGAGCATTGGCAGGAATTGGCAGACGACCGAATCGACGGCAAACACTTTGCGATTACCAAACGTATGATTGAACGTGGCGGAAGACAGGATATTTTTTTGGGGACTCGAGATTGCCAGGGATATGTCGAACCATGCGTATTCGGAGAGGGAAAAGGTGCATATGACGATGTGGATGTATTGGCATTTGGGTTGATGTTTCACAGTTTCGGTTATCCTGAAGAAACCGGAAAAAATGAACTGATTAGCCGGTTTTGGGCCGCTAAAATGGAAAAAGGCATTATCGAACTTCCGCAAATTCATCAGCATGATAAACTGGAAACCCGGTTTATTCGAGAGATGCCGTCTGAAAAACCGTTTAACCGCAATAATGTCAAAAATGTGGAATATGAGGCAAGGGAGCTGGGGCTATGA
- the cas3 gene encoding CRISPR-associated helicase Cas3': protein MKSAYIAHVRKSDKVEQTLFTHLTETAQIASALTAKLNLDAAGELLGLMHDFGKYSKVFQKYIMAVTGFDPDADDYVLPNGKKIDHSTAGAQWVYRQLSTCNPNFGELFGQILGLCIASHHGAGLIDCLDSDGENIWGKRLIDKADEETHLTECLMNADQEIIEQAEALIQPAAKQLYQTFKDILKEHHQKLDSRQINEFYLGCFTRFLFSCLIDADRINSADFECEQQKGIRTLTQKTDWHSAIEQLEYHLKQFEIRYPIDKIRQQISDGCLKRGQTDEQNIYTLTVPTGGGKTLASLRYALHHAQKHSLDRIIYIIPYTSIIDQNAQAVRNILGEDWVLEHHSNLDPEKQTWQNKLLSENWDKPIVFTTMVQFLDAWFAGGTRGVRHLHAMTRSVLIFDEIQTLPIKCTYLFCHVLNWLVQFGKSSVILCTATQPVLDKLPHSKFNGLRLPDNAEIMENVSELFNQLKRVDVQFNKKTQGWSVEEAGSFLLQQFERYSSCLFIVNTKRWAKDLYRYCQNNQIDQEALFHLSTNQCAAHRKAILDTIRQRLQQNQPVLCISTQLIEAGVDISMKCVIRSLAGLDSIAQAAGRCNRHGELGQENKGVVWVLNLQNERLQNTLPEIFEAQQQASRKEFEQVDVLLPEYLQQYFKYYFYQRADEMVYPLAEYKDNLFNWLSNNERNMTRYSYKEKQFPLLLRQSFKSAGQKFNVIDAPTRAVIVPYGKGKDLIGRLCSEWNPKEMRETLAKAQRYSVNVFPNIFNRLLHDEKIREIADTGIYYVDLVGENCYSDEYGLSVDEVGLMDFLCH, encoded by the coding sequence ATGAAATCAGCTTATATTGCGCATGTTCGGAAATCTGATAAAGTCGAACAGACTTTATTTACCCATTTAACCGAAACTGCTCAAATTGCATCAGCATTAACTGCGAAATTAAATTTAGATGCGGCTGGGGAATTGTTGGGGCTGATGCACGATTTTGGTAAGTATTCGAAAGTTTTCCAAAAATACATTATGGCGGTAACGGGGTTCGATCCGGATGCTGATGATTATGTCTTGCCTAACGGTAAAAAAATCGACCATTCTACGGCAGGTGCGCAATGGGTCTATCGGCAATTAAGCACCTGTAATCCAAATTTCGGTGAATTATTTGGGCAGATATTGGGGTTGTGCATTGCCTCTCATCATGGAGCAGGGCTGATTGATTGTTTGGATAGTGACGGCGAAAATATTTGGGGGAAACGATTAATTGATAAAGCTGATGAGGAAACTCATTTAACTGAATGTCTCATGAATGCGGATCAGGAGATTATTGAACAAGCGGAGGCATTGATTCAACCGGCTGCGAAGCAGTTATATCAAACCTTTAAAGATATTTTAAAAGAGCATCATCAAAAACTGGATAGTCGTCAAATCAATGAATTTTATCTTGGTTGTTTTACCCGATTTTTATTTAGCTGTCTGATTGATGCCGACCGAATTAATAGTGCTGATTTTGAATGTGAGCAACAAAAAGGTATTCGCACGCTTACGCAAAAAACCGATTGGCACTCCGCAATTGAACAATTAGAATATCATTTAAAACAATTTGAAATCCGTTACCCCATCGATAAAATTAGACAACAAATTTCAGACGGCTGTTTGAAACGCGGACAAACCGATGAGCAAAATATCTATACACTGACTGTTCCGACGGGCGGCGGTAAAACATTGGCAAGTCTGCGTTATGCCTTGCATCATGCCCAAAAGCATAGCCTTGACCGCATCATCTATATTATTCCCTATACTTCTATCATTGACCAAAACGCACAAGCCGTTCGCAATATTTTAGGCGAAGATTGGGTTTTGGAGCATCATTCTAATCTTGATCCTGAAAAACAAACTTGGCAGAACAAATTATTATCTGAAAATTGGGATAAGCCAATTGTATTTACCACGATGGTACAATTTTTAGATGCATGGTTTGCCGGAGGGACGCGAGGTGTCCGCCATCTTCATGCTATGACACGCAGTGTTTTGATTTTTGATGAAATTCAAACATTACCTATTAAATGTACATATTTGTTTTGCCATGTTTTAAACTGGCTGGTGCAATTTGGGAAAAGCAGTGTAATTTTGTGTACGGCAACACAACCTGTTTTAGATAAATTGCCTCACTCTAAATTCAATGGTCTAAGATTGCCTGATAATGCAGAAATTATGGAGAATGTGTCTGAATTATTCAATCAGTTAAAACGTGTTGATGTGCAGTTTAATAAAAAAACGCAAGGTTGGTCGGTAGAAGAGGCGGGCAGTTTTTTATTGCAGCAGTTTGAACGATATTCAAGCTGTTTGTTTATTGTTAATACCAAACGATGGGCAAAGGATTTATATCGTTATTGCCAAAATAATCAAATTGATCAAGAAGCATTATTTCATCTAAGTACCAATCAATGCGCCGCACACCGTAAAGCAATTCTAGATACCATTAGACAACGACTGCAGCAAAATCAGCCTGTTTTGTGCATCAGCACGCAATTGATTGAAGCAGGCGTAGATATTTCCATGAAATGTGTCATTCGGAGCTTGGCAGGCTTGGACAGTATTGCTCAGGCAGCAGGGCGGTGTAATCGTCATGGTGAATTGGGTCAGGAAAATAAAGGAGTTGTTTGGGTGTTGAATCTGCAAAATGAGCGTTTGCAAAATACACTCCCCGAAATTTTTGAAGCCCAGCAGCAGGCTTCCCGCAAAGAATTTGAACAAGTTGATGTATTATTACCTGAATATTTACAGCAATATTTCAAATATTATTTTTATCAACGTGCCGATGAAATGGTGTATCCATTAGCAGAGTATAAAGATAATTTATTTAATTGGCTGAGTAATAATGAGCGCAATATGACCCGATATTCATATAAGGAAAAGCAGTTTCCTTTGTTATTGAGACAGTCGTTTAAAAGCGCAGGGCAGAAATTTAATGTGATTGATGCGCCTACTCGTGCCGTGATTGTGCCGTATGGGAAAGGAAAAGATCTGATTGGAAGGCTGTGTTCCGAATGGAATCCGAAAGAAATGCGTGAAACTTTAGCAAAAGCACAGCGCTATAGCGTGAATGTTTTCCCTAATATTTTTAACCGTTTGCTTCACGATGAAAAAATTCGGGAGATTGCGGATACAGGCATTTACTATGTCGATTTAGTGGGTGAAAATTGTTATAGTGACGAATACGGTTTATCGGTAGATGAAGTCGGTTTGATGGATTTTCTATGTCATTAA
- the pth gene encoding aminoacyl-tRNA hydrolase produces the protein MSNQIKLIVGLGNPGQEYEQTRHNAGFWLLDELAWKWKATFKDEKKFHGMAARAAVEGGDVWLLKPQTFMNLSGKSVAALAQFYKIKPEEILVVHDELDIPCGRIKFKLGGGNGGHNGLKDIQAKLGTPNFYRLRLGIEHPGDKALVHAHVLNKPSAEQRQQIDDSIAKSVQGIPMLLAGDWEGGQRFLHSK, from the coding sequence ATGTCTAACCAAATCAAACTGATTGTCGGCTTGGGAAACCCCGGCCAAGAATACGAACAAACCCGCCACAACGCCGGTTTCTGGCTGTTGGACGAATTGGCGTGGAAATGGAAAGCCACGTTCAAAGATGAAAAGAAATTTCACGGCATGGCAGCGAGGGCGGCAGTTGAGGGCGGCGACGTATGGCTGCTCAAACCGCAAACCTTTATGAACCTTTCAGGCAAATCCGTGGCGGCACTGGCGCAGTTTTACAAAATCAAACCCGAAGAAATTCTGGTGGTACACGACGAACTGGATATCCCGTGCGGACGCATCAAATTCAAACTTGGCGGCGGCAACGGCGGCCACAATGGGTTGAAAGACATTCAGGCAAAATTAGGCACACCGAATTTCTACCGCCTGCGGCTGGGCATCGAACACCCCGGCGACAAAGCCTTGGTACACGCCCATGTCTTAAACAAACCCAGCGCCGAACAGCGCCAACAGATTGACGACAGCATCGCCAAATCCGTGCAGGGAATCCCCATGCTGCTGGCAGGCGACTGGGAAGGCGGACAGCGTTTTTTACACAGTAAATAA
- a CDS encoding RnfH family protein, producing the protein MLEIEIVYGLPDRQVLLTVQAAEGTTVRQAVIASGIDRHFDGIDVHTVPLGIFGKKVKDDTPVRANDRIELYRPLLIDPKEARRRRVLEKETAAEAV; encoded by the coding sequence ATGCTTGAAATCGAAATTGTTTACGGCTTGCCCGACCGCCAAGTATTGCTGACCGTGCAGGCAGCAGAAGGCACAACCGTGCGCCAAGCCGTTATTGCAAGCGGTATCGACCGCCATTTTGACGGCATAGATGTCCACACCGTTCCGCTGGGTATTTTCGGCAAAAAAGTCAAAGACGATACCCCCGTGCGTGCCAACGACCGCATCGAACTCTACCGCCCGCTGTTAATCGACCCCAAAGAAGCCCGCCGCCGCAGAGTATTGGAAAAAGAAACAGCGGCAGAGGCCGTCTGA
- a CDS encoding type II toxin-antitoxin system RatA family toxin, with protein sequence MKKVEKSVLVLHSAKQMFELVDRVEDYPQFLPWYSKTEIIERSGNELKARLFMDYMKVRQSFATHNHNIPGQEIKMDLLEGPFKTLRGTWRFIDLGDDMCQVEFKLEYDFAGSVLSALISPVFNHLSATLVDAFIKEADRRYA encoded by the coding sequence ATGAAAAAAGTAGAAAAAAGCGTGCTGGTGCTGCACAGTGCCAAGCAGATGTTCGAGCTGGTGGACAGAGTGGAAGATTATCCGCAGTTTTTGCCGTGGTACAGCAAAACCGAAATCATCGAACGCAGCGGCAACGAGCTGAAAGCCCGACTGTTTATGGACTATATGAAAGTGCGCCAGTCATTTGCCACGCATAACCACAATATTCCGGGGCAGGAAATCAAAATGGATTTGCTCGAAGGGCCGTTTAAAACCCTGCGCGGCACATGGCGTTTTATCGACTTGGGCGACGATATGTGCCAAGTCGAATTTAAATTGGAATACGATTTTGCCGGATCGGTGCTGTCGGCGCTGATTTCACCGGTGTTCAACCACCTTTCCGCCACGCTGGTGGACGCATTTATCAAAGAGGCCGACCGCCGTTATGCTTGA
- the ftsH gene encoding ATP-dependent zinc metalloprotease FtsH, whose protein sequence is MEPESVRNTIKNLLIWVVFGIGAIAAFNAVQSKKEDNQQIEYSQFIQQVNKGEVASVNIEGSVIGGYLIKGERTDKSEFFTNAPFDNQLIPTLLEKDVRFKVKPEEKPSALASLFYSLLPVLLLIGAWFYFMRMQNGGGGKGGAFSFGKSRARLLDKDTNKVTFADVAGCDEAKEEVQEIVDYLKAPNRYQSLGGRVPRGILLAGSPGTGKTLLAKAIAGEAGVPFFSISGSDFVEMFVGVGASRVRDMFEQAKKNAPCIIFIDEIDAVGRQRGAGLGGGNDEREQTLNQLLVEMDGFESNQTVIVIAATNRPDVLDPALQRPGRFDRQVVVPLPDIRGREQILNVHAKKVPLDESVDLTSLARGTPGFSGADLANLVNEAALFAGRRNKTKVDQSDFEDAKDKIYMGPERRSMVMHEDEKRATAYHEAGHAIVAESLPFTDPVHKVTIMPRGRALGLTWQLPERDRISLYKDQMLSQLSILFGGRIAEDIFVGRISTGASNDFERATQMAREMVTRYGMSDKMGVMVYAENEGEVFLGRSVTRSQNISEKTQQDIDAEIRRILDEQYAVAYKILDENRDKMEVMCKALMDWETIDRDQVLEIMAGKQPSPPKDYSHNVRKESDNEAAPVAEDKAAEPVDTSESGDHPQQPEHKA, encoded by the coding sequence ATGGAGCCTGAATCAGTGAGGAATACCATTAAAAATTTATTGATTTGGGTTGTTTTCGGCATCGGAGCGATTGCGGCGTTTAACGCTGTACAGAGCAAAAAAGAAGACAACCAGCAGATCGAATATTCGCAGTTTATCCAACAAGTCAATAAAGGCGAAGTGGCGAGTGTGAATATCGAAGGTTCGGTTATCGGCGGCTACCTGATTAAGGGCGAGCGCACCGATAAAAGCGAATTTTTCACCAACGCCCCGTTTGACAACCAACTGATTCCGACCCTGTTGGAAAAAGATGTCCGCTTCAAAGTCAAACCGGAAGAAAAACCGAGCGCATTGGCCAGCCTGTTTTACAGCCTGTTGCCGGTGTTGCTGCTGATTGGCGCATGGTTTTACTTTATGCGCATGCAAAACGGAGGCGGCGGCAAAGGCGGCGCATTCTCGTTCGGCAAAAGCCGCGCCCGCCTGCTGGACAAAGACACCAATAAAGTAACTTTTGCCGATGTTGCCGGTTGCGACGAGGCCAAAGAAGAGGTGCAGGAAATCGTCGATTACCTGAAAGCGCCGAACCGCTACCAGAGCTTGGGCGGACGTGTGCCGCGCGGCATTTTGCTGGCAGGCTCGCCGGGTACGGGTAAAACCCTGCTGGCAAAAGCGATTGCCGGTGAAGCAGGCGTGCCGTTTTTCAGCATTTCCGGTTCCGACTTTGTTGAAATGTTTGTCGGCGTGGGTGCCAGCCGTGTGCGGGATATGTTTGAGCAGGCCAAGAAAAACGCCCCGTGCATTATCTTTATTGACGAAATCGATGCCGTAGGCCGCCAGCGCGGTGCCGGTTTGGGCGGCGGTAATGATGAACGTGAGCAGACGCTGAACCAGCTGCTGGTGGAAATGGACGGCTTTGAAAGCAATCAAACCGTTATCGTGATTGCGGCGACCAACCGTCCGGACGTGTTGGATCCGGCATTGCAGCGTCCCGGCCGTTTCGACCGCCAAGTGGTTGTGCCGTTGCCGGATATCCGGGGGCGCGAGCAGATTCTGAATGTACACGCCAAAAAAGTGCCGTTGGACGAATCAGTTGATCTGACTTCGCTGGCACGGGGTACGCCGGGCTTTTCCGGTGCCGATTTGGCCAACTTGGTCAATGAAGCAGCGCTGTTTGCTGGCCGCCGCAACAAAACCAAAGTCGATCAAAGCGACTTTGAAGATGCCAAAGACAAAATCTACATGGGGCCGGAGCGTCGCTCGATGGTGATGCACGAAGACGAAAAACGTGCCACCGCCTATCATGAAGCCGGCCATGCCATTGTTGCCGAAAGCTTACCGTTTACCGATCCGGTGCATAAAGTAACCATTATGCCGCGCGGCCGTGCCTTGGGTCTGACTTGGCAGCTTCCGGAGCGGGACCGTATCAGCCTGTATAAAGACCAAATGCTGAGCCAACTCTCGATTCTGTTCGGCGGCCGCATTGCCGAAGATATTTTTGTCGGCAGAATTTCGACCGGCGCATCCAACGACTTTGAACGTGCAACTCAAATGGCTCGTGAAATGGTTACCCGCTACGGCATGAGCGACAAAATGGGCGTGATGGTTTATGCCGAAAACGAGGGCGAAGTGTTCTTAGGCAGAAGCGTAACCCGTTCTCAGAATATTTCGGAAAAAACCCAGCAGGACATCGATGCGGAAATCCGCCGCATTTTGGACGAGCAATATGCCGTTGCCTATAAAATTTTGGATGAAAACCGAGACAAAATGGAAGTAATGTGCAAGGCATTGATGGATTGGGAAACCATCGACCGTGATCAGGTGTTGGAAATCATGGCAGGCAAACAGCCCAGCCCGCCTAAAGATTACAGCCACAACGTCCGCAAAGAATCCGATAACGAAGCAGCACCGGTTGCGGAAGATAAAGCGGCCGAGCCTGTGGACACTTCCGAATCCGGCGACCATCCGCAGCAGCCTGAACACAAAGCATAA